A single window of Synechococcus sp. C9 DNA harbors:
- a CDS encoding type II secretion system F family protein: MPTYVARARDAQGRSRERRIKAETMKDARTLLREEGMFVLEIKEAKPFNPMETELDISFLSSVTVKDKAVFSRQFASLVNAGVPLVRGLGILVDQQTNPKMKKALAAVSADVQQGSTLSDAMRQHPEVFDNLYVAMIQSGEVGGVLDEVLNRLAKLLEDAAKLEQQIKSAMAYPIAVTLLAVGVFLGMVLFLIPIFGGIFESLGGKLPAFTQFMVDLSKWMRNPVNLALIAAVVAGAAFGYTTAYSTRVGREIIDRIALNVPIFGDLIRKNAVARFSRTFGSLSRSGVPVLTSLEIVRDTAGNQIIANAIDDAREDIQSGGLISLALQKANVFPNMAIQMISIGEETGELDAMITKVADFYESEVEAAVKTLTSVMEPMMIAVLGGMVGSILVAMYLPMFKIFDLIK, encoded by the coding sequence ATGCCGACCTACGTCGCCCGTGCCCGTGATGCCCAAGGCCGTTCCCGGGAACGCCGGATCAAAGCGGAAACGATGAAAGATGCCCGGACTTTGCTCCGGGAGGAGGGGATGTTCGTCCTGGAGATTAAGGAGGCTAAACCCTTTAATCCCATGGAGACGGAGCTCGATATTTCCTTTTTGAGCAGTGTTACGGTTAAGGATAAGGCGGTTTTTTCCCGCCAATTTGCCTCGCTGGTGAATGCGGGGGTGCCCCTGGTGCGGGGGCTGGGGATTTTGGTGGACCAGCAGACCAACCCGAAGATGAAAAAGGCTCTGGCCGCCGTGAGTGCGGATGTGCAACAGGGGAGTACCCTGTCGGATGCCATGCGCCAGCACCCGGAGGTGTTTGACAATCTGTACGTGGCGATGATCCAGTCCGGGGAAGTGGGGGGGGTGCTCGATGAGGTGCTGAACCGGTTGGCGAAACTGCTGGAGGATGCGGCCAAATTGGAACAGCAGATCAAATCGGCGATGGCCTACCCGATTGCGGTGACCCTGCTGGCGGTGGGGGTGTTTTTGGGGATGGTGCTGTTTTTGATTCCCATTTTCGGGGGGATTTTTGAGAGCTTGGGGGGGAAATTGCCGGCCTTTACCCAATTTATGGTGGATTTGAGTAAGTGGATGCGGAACCCGGTCAACCTGGCGTTGATTGCCGCGGTGGTGGCGGGGGCGGCTTTTGGGTACACGACGGCCTACAGCACCCGGGTGGGGCGGGAGATCATTGACCGGATCGCTTTGAATGTGCCGATTTTTGGGGATTTGATCCGCAAGAATGCGGTGGCCCGGTTTAGCCGTACCTTTGGTTCCCTGTCCCGTTCCGGGGTGCCGGTGTTGACTTCTTTGGAAATCGTGCGGGATACGGCGGGGAATCAGATCATTGCCAACGCCATTGATGATGCCCGGGAGGACATTCAGTCGGGGGGCTTGATTTCCCTGGCACTGCAAAAGGCGAATGTGTTTCCCAACATGGCGATTCAGATGATCAGCATCGGGGAGGAAACCGGGGAATTGGATGCCATGATTACCAAGGTGGCGGATTTCTACGAATCCGAGGTGGAAGCCGCCGTGAAAACCCTCACCAGCGTCATGGAACCGATGATGATTGCGGTGTTGGGGGGGATGGTGGGGTCGATCCTGGTGGCGATGTATTTGCCGATGTTCAAAATCTTCGACCTGATCAAGTGA